One region of Arcobacter sp. CECT 8983 genomic DNA includes:
- a CDS encoding zinc ribbon domain-containing protein, which yields MNKYLQDLVKLSKYDGSISMFEPKIENEKAKLSTFIEVAETIKTSINDTYAQIDDVKSKRTKNNIHLAELKTKLDDISKKHNEVTNEKEVKALQLEEEIAKEQIAFANEEIERLDEIAAAKEEELKELQAKLAEEEDSIKEIQIAVDNAIDEINQERNAVYQERSELLEKFDNKILTFYEKIRRWAKDSAVVPVVDQACYGCFMKINDKTYSEVIKSEEIINCPHCGRILYKEDETEEA from the coding sequence TTGAATAAGTATTTACAGGATTTAGTAAAACTATCTAAGTATGATGGTTCTATCAGTATGTTTGAACCAAAAATAGAAAATGAAAAAGCAAAGTTATCGACATTTATTGAAGTAGCAGAAACAATTAAAACTTCAATTAATGATACATATGCACAAATAGATGATGTAAAATCAAAAAGAACAAAAAACAATATTCATTTAGCAGAATTAAAAACTAAATTAGATGATATTTCTAAAAAGCATAATGAAGTAACAAATGAAAAAGAAGTAAAAGCTTTACAATTAGAAGAAGAGATTGCAAAAGAGCAAATTGCTTTTGCAAACGAAGAGATTGAAAGATTAGATGAAATTGCAGCAGCTAAAGAAGAAGAATTAAAAGAATTACAAGCAAAATTAGCTGAAGAAGAAGATTCAATCAAAGAGATTCAAATTGCAGTTGATAATGCAATTGATGAAATTAATCAAGAAAGAAATGCAGTTTATCAAGAAAGAAGTGAACTGTTAGAAAAATTTGATAATAAAATTTTAACTTTCTATGAAAAAATTAGAAGATGGGCAAAAGATTCAGCAGTAGTTCCTGTAGTAGACCAAGCGTGCTATGGATGTTTTATGAAAATCAATGACAAAACTTATTCAGAAGTTATCAAATCAGAAGAGATCATTAACTGTCCACATTGTGGAAGAATTCTTTACAAAGAAGATGAGACTGAAGAGGCTTAA
- the waaA gene encoding lipid IV(A) 3-deoxy-D-manno-octulosonic acid transferase has translation MLSLFSIFYYLVSLVIYILAIPYLLYKTKNKKYKEAIPAKFFLKNNKPFEKSAIWFHVCSLGEAKAIEPLVKELEETNISVITNTGFEEAKKLSFSVRYLPFEIFLPFWIKKQKALVVMEAELWYFLFLFAKKKGAKTYLINARISDKSYASYRKFSFFYKRVFSNIDKVFAQTIEDKERLLELGAKDVEVIGNIKLAQLPKITRSFEKPSETLITAGSTHEKEEELILEAYDRKFGKLVIVPRHPERFEKVAELIESFAKEKNLNFHRFSQQENFSSDIILVDKLGELNNIYAISDIVILGGAFANVGGHNPIEPAFFECKLISGKRIFNQKSLFECVKNYKIIEDSELKETLENVHNIEKSSLVQEGDIKPIIKELHGIR, from the coding sequence ATTTTGAGCCTTTTTAGTATTTTTTATTATCTAGTTTCTTTAGTAATTTATATACTAGCAATTCCCTACTTACTTTATAAAACAAAAAACAAAAAATACAAAGAAGCAATTCCTGCAAAATTTTTTTTAAAAAACAATAAACCTTTTGAAAAAAGTGCTATTTGGTTTCATGTTTGTTCTTTAGGGGAAGCAAAAGCAATTGAACCTTTAGTAAAAGAACTAGAAGAGACAAATATAAGTGTAATAACAAATACAGGTTTTGAAGAAGCAAAAAAGCTATCTTTTAGTGTTAGATATTTGCCTTTTGAAATATTTTTACCTTTTTGGATAAAAAAACAAAAAGCTTTAGTTGTGATGGAAGCTGAGCTTTGGTATTTTTTATTTTTATTTGCAAAGAAAAAGGGTGCAAAAACATACTTAATAAATGCACGAATATCTGATAAATCTTATGCTTCATATAGAAAGTTTTCTTTTTTTTATAAAAGAGTATTTTCAAATATAGATAAAGTATTTGCTCAAACAATAGAAGATAAAGAAAGACTTTTAGAACTTGGTGCAAAGGATGTAGAAGTTATAGGAAATATAAAACTAGCACAACTTCCTAAAATAACTAGAAGTTTTGAAAAACCAAGTGAAACTTTAATTACAGCTGGAAGTACCCATGAAAAAGAAGAAGAGCTTATTTTAGAAGCATATGATAGAAAATTTGGGAAACTAGTTATTGTTCCAAGACATCCAGAAAGATTTGAAAAAGTAGCTGAACTTATTGAATCTTTTGCAAAAGAAAAAAATTTGAATTTTCATAGATTTTCACAACAAGAAAACTTCTCTTCTGATATAATTTTAGTAGATAAGTTAGGTGAACTTAATAACATCTATGCTATTTCAGATATAGTGATTTTAGGTGGAGCTTTTGCAAATGTTGGTGGTCATAATCCAATTGAACCAGCTTTTTTTGAGTGTAAATTAATTTCAGGAAAAAGAATTTTTAATCAAAAATCACTTTTTGAATGTGTTAAAAATTATAAGATAATAGAAGATAGTGAACTGAAAGAAACATTGGAAAATGTTCATAATATAGAAAAATCATCTTTAGTACAAGAAGGTGATATAAAGCCAATAATAAAGGAATTACATGGCATACGATAA
- a CDS encoding RNA pseudouridine synthase, whose translation MAYDKAYKVLAKQEGISNSKAKELIDKGLVRAAGKKVMIARGEIDTDTKFTVKEIGIVKVIFQDDDILAVDKPAFLTSDEIAKKFPKAIMLNRLDKETSGVMLFAKNEEFQKKAIKEFRDNNVYKEYVAIVDGKVIDEIEIDKPILTTKDRGQAKSKVDSKKGKPAKTTVYPMFVEGNKSKIKVVIDTGRTHQIRVHLNNIGLPIIGDTIYGKPVANINRVLLHSKRTKIFDYDFEAKEPREFKVYDFN comes from the coding sequence ATGGCATACGATAAAGCATATAAAGTTCTTGCAAAACAAGAAGGAATTTCGAACTCTAAAGCAAAAGAGCTTATTGATAAAGGTTTAGTTAGAGCTGCTGGCAAAAAAGTAATGATTGCTAGAGGTGAAATTGATACTGATACAAAGTTTACTGTTAAAGAGATTGGAATAGTTAAGGTTATTTTTCAAGATGATGATATTTTGGCAGTAGATAAACCAGCATTTTTAACTTCTGATGAGATAGCAAAAAAATTTCCAAAAGCAATTATGTTAAATAGACTTGATAAAGAGACAAGTGGAGTAATGCTTTTTGCAAAAAATGAAGAGTTCCAGAAAAAAGCAATTAAAGAGTTTAGAGATAACAATGTATATAAAGAGTATGTTGCAATTGTAGATGGAAAAGTAATTGATGAAATTGAAATAGATAAACCAATTCTAACAACAAAAGATAGAGGTCAAGCAAAATCAAAAGTTGATAGTAAAAAAGGTAAGCCTGCAAAAACAACTGTTTATCCAATGTTTGTTGAAGGGAATAAATCTAAAATCAAAGTTGTAATTGATACAGGAAGAACTCATCAAATCCGTGTACATCTTAATAATATAGGACTTCCAATTATTGGAGATACAATTTATGGAAAGCCTGTTGCTAATATAAATAGAGTATTATTACACTCAAAAAGAACAAAAATATTTGACTATGACTTTGAGGCAAAAGAGCCAAGAGAATTCAAAGTGTATGACTTTAACTAA
- the ffh gene encoding signal recognition particle protein, with protein MFDSITGSIKNAVNKIRHKDDAASLKKATTELRKSLLKSDVHHKTTKDLVTAVELETKRLGIGQDSFLRALKSELTKILTTEGNQGFVFSATPPTTILMTGLQGSGKTTTTGKLANYLKLRKKKVLVAACDLQRLAAVEQLKQIAAQIEVDIYFDDNEKNPIKIALAAQEKAKKEHYDVLLIDTAGRLAIDEELMQQLHDVKQAVVPDEIFYVADSLTGHDATKTATTFKEKIGIDGVVLSKYDGDTKGGVAISISHQVGVPLRFIGIGEKMPDLEVFIPDRIVSRLMGAGDIEGLAEKTAAVIDEKKAKAVSKKIKKGEFNFNDFLDQLSMMSKLGSMKSIIGMIPGLSQMAGPLKDMDFENSDEIKRIKALIGSMTPKERENPSLMNPSRKRRIAKGSGLSEMQVNKILKQFKNASKMAKKLSSKGGMKGLQNMMQQMQGKGGPGGLNLPK; from the coding sequence TTGTTTGATTCAATAACCGGTTCGATAAAAAATGCAGTTAATAAAATAAGACATAAAGATGATGCCGCTTCTCTTAAAAAGGCGACAACTGAACTTAGAAAGTCATTATTAAAGTCAGACGTACATCATAAAACTACAAAAGATCTTGTTACCGCAGTTGAATTAGAAACAAAAAGACTAGGAATAGGACAAGACTCATTTTTAAGAGCATTAAAAAGTGAATTAACAAAAATTTTAACTACAGAAGGGAATCAAGGTTTTGTATTCTCTGCTACTCCTCCAACTACAATTTTAATGACAGGACTACAAGGTTCTGGTAAAACAACAACAACAGGTAAATTAGCAAATTATTTAAAACTTAGAAAGAAAAAAGTTTTAGTTGCGGCTTGTGACTTACAAAGATTAGCAGCAGTTGAACAGTTAAAACAAATTGCAGCTCAAATTGAAGTAGATATTTATTTTGATGATAATGAAAAAAATCCAATTAAAATCGCATTAGCTGCACAAGAAAAAGCAAAAAAAGAACATTATGATGTACTTTTAATAGATACAGCCGGACGACTTGCAATTGATGAAGAATTAATGCAACAATTACATGATGTAAAACAAGCAGTTGTTCCAGATGAAATTTTCTATGTTGCTGACTCATTAACAGGACATGATGCTACTAAAACAGCAACTACTTTTAAAGAAAAAATTGGAATTGATGGGGTTGTATTATCAAAATATGATGGTGATACTAAAGGTGGAGTTGCAATCTCTATTTCTCATCAAGTTGGTGTTCCTTTAAGATTTATAGGTATTGGTGAAAAAATGCCAGACCTTGAAGTATTTATTCCAGATAGAATTGTATCTAGACTTATGGGTGCAGGGGATATTGAAGGTTTAGCTGAAAAAACAGCAGCTGTTATTGATGAGAAAAAAGCAAAAGCTGTATCAAAGAAGATTAAAAAAGGTGAATTTAACTTTAATGACTTCTTAGATCAGCTTTCAATGATGAGTAAATTAGGTTCTATGAAATCAATTATTGGAATGATTCCTGGACTTTCTCAAATGGCAGGACCATTAAAAGATATGGATTTTGAAAACTCTGATGAAATTAAAAGAATCAAAGCTTTAATTGGTTCTATGACTCCTAAAGAAAGAGAAAACCCAAGCTTGATGAATCCAAGTAGAAAAAGAAGAATTGCTAAAGGTTCTGGGCTTTCAGAAATGCAAGTAAACAAAATACTTAAGCAATTTAAAAATGCATCAAAAATGGCTAAAAAACTTTCTTCTAAAGGTGGAATGAAAGGTTTACAAAACATGATGCAACAAATGCAAGGAAAAGGTGGTCCAGGAGGACTTAATTTACCTAAATAG
- the rpsP gene encoding 30S ribosomal protein S16, which translates to MTVIRLTRMGRNKKPFYRIVVTDSRKRRDSGWIESLGYYNPVSEPKVLKLDEERYNYWLSVGAKPSERVKKLAEKK; encoded by the coding sequence ATGACAGTAATTAGATTAACAAGAATGGGTAGAAATAAAAAACCATTTTACAGAATCGTTGTAACAGACTCAAGAAAAAGAAGAGATTCAGGATGGATTGAGTCACTAGGTTATTATAACCCAGTATCTGAGCCAAAAGTATTAAAACTAGATGAAGAAAGATATAACTATTGGTTAAGTGTTGGTGCAAAACCATCTGAGAGAGTTAAGAAATTAGCTGAAAAAAAGTAA
- a CDS encoding KH domain-containing protein, whose translation MITNFIENYAKLIVSYPEDVSISTNVIDETFTEITVHANSADIGKLIGKNGNMINALKTMANGCKAKDGVSYKIQVLSN comes from the coding sequence ATGATTACTAATTTTATAGAAAACTATGCAAAACTTATAGTAAGTTACCCTGAAGATGTTAGCATCTCAACTAATGTAATTGATGAAACTTTTACTGAGATAACTGTTCATGCAAATAGTGCAGATATCGGTAAACTTATCGGTAAAAATGGAAACATGATAAATGCATTAAAAACAATGGCGAACGGTTGTAAAGCCAAAGATGGTGTATCTTACAAAATACAAGTGTTGTCAAACTAG
- the rimM gene encoding ribosome maturation factor RimM (Essential for efficient processing of 16S rRNA): MNDKIYVAKLGKAVGLKGHLRLFIDSDFPEQFKKGASFTTNKKLTLTLEEYNPNRDLVKFEDYDDVDTAKKLTNQLLYATIEQTKNDCKLEENEHFWFDIVSCNVIENNLDLGEVVEIHRYPIEDYLEIKTSKELVDKGHPKTFLIPYNIENYIVSVDTDNKRIEVKNSLVILENS; encoded by the coding sequence ATGAATGATAAAATCTATGTTGCTAAATTAGGAAAGGCTGTTGGTCTAAAAGGTCACTTAAGACTTTTTATTGACTCTGACTTTCCTGAGCAATTTAAAAAAGGCGCAAGCTTTACTACAAACAAAAAACTTACATTAACTCTTGAGGAATATAATCCCAATAGAGACTTAGTTAAATTTGAAGACTATGATGATGTAGATACTGCAAAAAAGCTTACAAATCAACTTTTATATGCAACAATAGAACAAACAAAAAATGATTGCAAATTAGAAGAAAATGAACACTTCTGGTTTGATATTGTTTCTTGTAATGTTATTGAAAATAATTTAGATTTAGGTGAAGTTGTTGAAATTCATCGATATCCAATTGAAGACTATTTAGAAATTAAAACATCAAAAGAGTTAGTAGATAAAGGTCATCCAAAAACTTTTTTAATCCCTTATAATATTGAGAACTATATTGTAAGCGTAGATACTGATAATAAAAGAATTGAGGTTAAAAACTCTTTAGTAATACTAGAAAACTCTTAA
- the flgG gene encoding flagellar basal-body rod protein FlgG, protein MIRGLYTAATGMNSMQHQIDVTSNNISNVNTAGFKKDRAEFQDLMYESLNYTAGRTSLNTINPTGMDVGLGVRISGIQKDFLEGDLKETSNPLDIAIEGKGFFQITLPNGELAYTRNGQFKLDEEGNIVNGNGYLLEPQITVPDNLVDISIGTDGIVTGKDPQTEEEVEIGQITIADFINPAGLTPTGESLFKASEASGDAIVANPTEDQLGGLRQGMIELSNVKLVNEMVDLITAQRAYEANSKAITTTDSMLDTVNRLKR, encoded by the coding sequence ATGATAAGAGGTTTATATACTGCAGCAACAGGAATGAATTCTATGCAGCATCAAATTGATGTTACATCTAATAATATCTCAAATGTAAATACTGCTGGTTTTAAGAAAGACAGAGCAGAATTTCAAGACTTAATGTACGAAAGTTTAAACTATACAGCAGGAAGAACTTCATTAAACACTATCAATCCAACAGGAATGGATGTAGGTTTAGGAGTTAGAATTTCTGGTATACAAAAAGACTTTCTAGAAGGTGACTTAAAAGAAACCTCAAATCCACTAGATATAGCTATTGAAGGTAAAGGTTTCTTTCAAATCACATTACCTAATGGAGAATTAGCTTATACTAGAAATGGTCAATTTAAACTTGATGAAGAAGGAAACATTGTAAATGGGAATGGATACCTTTTAGAACCTCAAATTACAGTTCCTGATAACCTAGTTGATATTTCAATTGGTACTGATGGTATTGTAACAGGAAAAGATCCTCAAACAGAAGAAGAAGTTGAAATTGGACAAATTACAATTGCTGATTTTATTAATCCTGCTGGATTAACTCCTACAGGTGAATCACTATTTAAAGCTAGTGAAGCGTCAGGTGATGCAATTGTAGCAAATCCTACTGAAGATCAGTTAGGTGGATTAAGACAAGGAATGATTGAATTATCAAACGTAAAACTGGTTAATGAAATGGTTGACTTAATTACAGCACAAAGAGCTTATGAAGCTAATTCAAAAGCAATTACTACAACTGATAGTATGCTTGATACAGTTAATAGATTAAAAAGATAA
- a CDS encoding response regulator — MKILIVDDSSTMRRIIGNVVMQLGFAKDDFDEAEDGVKAWKLLTESQYDIILTDWNMPNMNGLDLVKKVRSEGNHQKVPIIMITTEGGKGEVITALKAGVNNYIVKPFNAQVLKEKLDGVLK; from the coding sequence ATGAAAATTTTGATAGTGGATGATAGTTCTACAATGAGAAGAATCATTGGTAATGTTGTTATGCAATTAGGTTTTGCAAAAGATGACTTCGATGAAGCAGAAGATGGTGTTAAAGCATGGAAACTTCTTACTGAAAGTCAGTATGATATTATTTTAACAGACTGGAATATGCCTAATATGAATGGTTTAGATTTAGTTAAAAAAGTTAGATCAGAGGGAAATCACCAAAAAGTTCCAATTATTATGATTACTACTGAAGGTGGAAAAGGGGAAGTTATTACAGCACTAAAAGCTGGAGTAAATAACTATATTGTTAAACCATTTAATGCACAAGTTTTAAAAGAAAAACTTGATGGAGTTTTAAAATAA
- a CDS encoding flagellar hook-basal body protein, whose protein sequence is MAKYPLAASMINQINRIDVVSNNLANVNTVGFKQEGTAEGSFNYYMQRAKKDGFDPTKLNEVVNTIPKMDTKYISAEQGPIIPTGNALDFSLTQSDTFFKVRDENTGDVVYTRDGSFKNLNGVLVDSNGQAVLSNDDEPIAIEAGENFEAQIGVVQINYDDLQKYKDNNFKARDGQANIIPIENNDGQFMQGSLEKSNVNSVSSMVALIDAHRRLEQAQKAVQTESEMNEVLVQKIGDTSR, encoded by the coding sequence ATGGCAAAATATCCTTTAGCAGCATCAATGATTAATCAAATAAATAGGATTGATGTAGTTTCTAATAATTTAGCAAATGTTAATACTGTTGGTTTTAAACAAGAAGGAACAGCTGAAGGGTCTTTTAATTATTATATGCAAAGAGCCAAAAAAGATGGTTTTGATCCAACAAAATTAAACGAAGTAGTTAATACAATTCCAAAAATGGATACAAAATATATAAGTGCTGAACAAGGACCAATTATACCTACAGGAAATGCTTTAGACTTTTCTTTAACCCAATCAGATACCTTTTTTAAAGTTAGAGATGAAAATACAGGCGACGTTGTTTATACAAGAGATGGGTCATTTAAAAATTTAAATGGAGTTTTAGTTGATTCAAATGGTCAAGCTGTATTATCAAATGACGATGAACCAATCGCAATAGAAGCTGGTGAAAATTTTGAAGCTCAAATTGGAGTAGTTCAAATAAACTATGATGATTTACAAAAATATAAAGATAATAATTTCAAAGCTAGAGATGGGCAGGCAAATATTATTCCAATAGAGAATAATGATGGACAATTTATGCAAGGTTCATTAGAAAAATCAAATGTAAATAGTGTCTCATCTATGGTAGCATTAATTGATGCTCACAGAAGATTAGAACAAGCACAAAAAGCAGTTCAAACAGAGAGTGAAATGAATGAAGTGTTAGTTCAAAAAATTGGAGATACAAGTAGATAA
- the flgB gene encoding flagellar basal body rod protein FlgB codes for MEASGVTNLLFKHLSFRSDRQNVISSNIANVNTPGYKTKDLVFENELNKVKGNRELELYTTNKKHINPSLSDINKFNEPKLVNVKGLEEQNDGNNVSMDSQMSEMSKNKIIFDAIQSSIKKDSRLFRSVIESSQKN; via the coding sequence ATGGAAGCAAGTGGCGTAACTAACTTATTATTCAAACATTTAAGCTTTAGAAGTGATAGACAAAATGTTATTTCAAGTAATATTGCAAATGTAAATACACCAGGATATAAAACAAAAGATTTAGTTTTTGAAAATGAACTAAATAAAGTAAAAGGTAATAGAGAATTAGAACTTTATACAACAAATAAAAAACATATCAATCCTTCTTTAAGTGACATTAATAAATTCAATGAACCTAAATTAGTTAATGTAAAAGGATTAGAAGAACAAAATGATGGAAACAATGTTAGCATGGATAGTCAAATGAGTGAAATGTCAAAAAATAAGATTATCTTTGATGCTATACAATCATCAATTAAAAAAGATTCTAGACTATTTAGGTCAGTAATTGAATCATCACAAAAAAACTAG
- the fliF gene encoding flagellar basal-body MS-ring/collar protein FliF, whose product MDQLLKFINNLNAAQRAVIIGGFSILFVLLVGLLVYSNIKAEDKKLNYTIASNLTKNQVMMASNELEASGVPFSVIGSGNSLTLKTSKEFINIAKIKLVTSEAATSKHVGWEIFEKSSLGTTNFENNVKFLRATEGELSRSLESLSGVLSASVKIAIPKNTIFTERKSEPTASAVLSLKPGVFLTQKQIDGIKNFIASAVPDLEVENIKLIDQDGALLQMSTDDLENEKSLTQNKYKQKLEKDYEKKIVELLEPVVGVGRVVARVTMELDFKKRHVQEEIYEPEGTIRSQQTTENSSSATGGNPGTGGTAGVENNIQVPDEANGNNGIQSNSESSKNITNYEISKKIIDEKNNNYSSVKKVSAAVTFDSTVFENNENKEEFLASIESIVQETIGFNAKRGDKIAVKAFKFVTMKNTKVQVDENGNPVIVDASEADSSVDTLSMVKSILKEFSEYFQYLIAALLLFIFYKKFIVNHEVVILGDEGKRKVDADGNPIDDDFMNEFLGDYENEFDRNTAKGRLKSKVKSQIMNNIEGLDEESAAKYEVLIEAIDKEINNNPEEIARMIELLLTEGSGKFKSERK is encoded by the coding sequence ATGGATCAACTTTTAAAGTTTATTAACAACTTAAATGCTGCACAAAGAGCTGTAATAATTGGAGGTTTTTCTATTTTATTTGTGCTACTAGTTGGATTATTGGTATATTCAAATATAAAAGCAGAAGATAAAAAACTTAATTATACTATTGCAAGTAATTTAACTAAAAATCAAGTAATGATGGCAAGTAATGAGCTTGAAGCATCAGGTGTTCCTTTTTCTGTTATAGGAAGTGGAAACTCTCTTACACTTAAAACATCAAAAGAGTTTATTAATATTGCAAAAATTAAACTTGTTACAAGTGAAGCTGCAACAAGTAAACACGTTGGTTGGGAAATATTTGAGAAATCTTCTTTAGGAACAACAAATTTTGAAAATAATGTAAAATTTTTAAGAGCAACAGAAGGTGAATTATCTAGATCTTTAGAGTCTCTTTCTGGAGTTTTAAGTGCAAGTGTTAAAATAGCAATTCCTAAAAATACAATTTTTACAGAAAGAAAAAGTGAACCAACTGCATCAGCAGTACTTTCATTAAAACCTGGAGTTTTTTTAACACAAAAACAAATTGATGGAATAAAAAACTTCATTGCATCAGCAGTTCCTGATTTAGAAGTTGAGAATATCAAACTTATAGATCAAGATGGTGCTTTATTACAAATGTCAACAGATGATTTAGAAAATGAAAAATCATTAACACAAAATAAGTATAAACAAAAACTTGAAAAAGATTATGAAAAAAAGATTGTAGAGTTATTAGAGCCAGTAGTTGGGGTTGGAAGAGTTGTTGCAAGAGTAACAATGGAATTAGATTTCAAAAAAAGACATGTTCAAGAAGAAATATACGAACCTGAAGGAACAATAAGAAGTCAACAAACTACAGAAAATAGTTCAAGTGCAACTGGAGGAAATCCTGGTACTGGTGGAACAGCTGGGGTTGAGAATAATATTCAAGTACCTGATGAAGCAAATGGAAATAACGGGATTCAATCAAATAGCGAAAGTTCTAAGAATATAACTAACTATGAAATCTCAAAAAAAATAATAGATGAAAAGAACAATAACTATTCTTCTGTTAAAAAAGTAAGTGCAGCAGTAACTTTTGATTCAACAGTATTTGAAAATAATGAAAATAAAGAAGAATTTTTAGCCTCAATAGAGTCTATAGTTCAAGAAACAATAGGTTTTAATGCAAAAAGAGGTGACAAAATTGCAGTAAAAGCTTTCAAATTTGTTACAATGAAAAATACGAAAGTTCAAGTTGACGAAAATGGAAATCCTGTGATTGTTGATGCTTCAGAAGCAGACTCTTCAGTTGATACTTTAAGTATGGTTAAATCAATATTAAAAGAGTTTAGTGAATATTTCCAATATTTAATTGCAGCATTACTATTATTTATTTTTTACAAAAAATTCATTGTTAATCATGAAGTTGTTATATTAGGAGATGAAGGCAAAAGAAAAGTTGATGCTGATGGTAATCCTATTGATGATGATTTTATGAATGAGTTCTTAGGTGATTATGAAAATGAGTTTGATAGAAATACTGCAAAAGGTAGATTAAAGTCTAAAGTCAAAAGTCAAATTATGAATAATATTGAAGGCTTAGATGAAGAGAGTGCTGCTAAGTATGAAGTATTAATTGAAGCAATTGATAAAGAGATAAATAATAATCCAGAAGAAATAGCAAGAATGATTGAGTTACTACTTACAGAAGGTAGTGGTAAATTTAAATCGGAAAGAAAATAA
- the fliG gene encoding flagellar motor switch protein FliG, which yields MAEEYKDLLKGMSMLSKVAHFCVLIGEDATVKIFQHLPKNVVEDISTEITMIQSVDKEISLAILEEFHLFTRSKNFISSGGYDYAKDILYKSLGKGEADEVLAKLSRMKLAAQSFAYLDAINPKQLSDFIKDESPQTIAVILSHMEATKAADVLMQLEEDIKVKVTMQMATIKDVSPDVVRTISVVLEKKLESLLSSIVDVGGVKVVADMLNRVGPKSQDILKNINGVDTSLATKIKENMFVFEDLLNLDSEHVMKILQNVDTADVAVAMKNATEDDMAKVTSAMSQRASDRFREEFEMLTKVKIKDIEAAQRKMLDVAQKMIEEGTIDRDMDEQ from the coding sequence ATGGCTGAAGAGTATAAAGATTTATTAAAAGGGATGTCAATGCTAAGTAAGGTTGCACATTTCTGTGTCCTTATTGGTGAAGATGCAACAGTAAAGATTTTCCAACATTTACCAAAAAATGTTGTTGAGGACATTTCTACTGAAATCACAATGATTCAATCTGTTGATAAAGAGATATCACTTGCGATATTAGAAGAGTTTCATTTATTTACTAGGTCTAAAAACTTTATTAGTTCAGGTGGATATGATTATGCTAAAGATATTTTATATAAATCTTTAGGAAAAGGTGAAGCAGATGAAGTTTTAGCAAAACTATCAAGAATGAAGCTTGCAGCGCAATCATTTGCTTACTTAGATGCAATTAATCCGAAGCAACTATCTGACTTTATTAAAGATGAGTCTCCTCAAACTATTGCAGTAATTCTTTCTCATATGGAAGCAACAAAAGCAGCTGATGTTTTAATGCAACTTGAAGAAGATATCAAAGTTAAAGTTACGATGCAAATGGCAACAATTAAAGATGTATCACCAGATGTTGTAAGAACTATTTCTGTAGTATTAGAGAAGAAGCTTGAATCTCTTCTTTCTTCTATTGTTGATGTTGGTGGTGTTAAAGTTGTTGCAGATATGTTAAATAGGGTTGGACCAAAATCTCAAGATATTCTTAAAAATATCAATGGTGTTGATACATCATTAGCAACAAAAATTAAAGAAAACATGTTTGTGTTTGAAGATTTATTAAATTTAGATTCAGAACATGTAATGAAAATTTTACAAAATGTTGATACAGCAGATGTTGCAGTAGCAATGAAAAATGCAACTGAAGATGATATGGCTAAAGTTACAAGTGCAATGTCTCAAAGAGCTAGTGATAGATTTAGAGAAGAGTTTGAAATGCTTACAAAAGTTAAAATTAAAGACATTGAAGCTGCACAAAGAAAAATGCTTGATGTTGCACAAAAGATGATTGAAGAAGGTACAATTGATAGAGATATGGATGAACAATAA